One window of Brevibacillus choshinensis genomic DNA carries:
- the nusA gene encoding transcription termination factor NusA encodes MNGDFIEALEAIEREKGITKDVLIEAIEAALISGYKRNFNSAQNVRVDVNRHSGTVRVYARKSVVEEVLDPRLEISLEASQEIDPNFRLDDIVEIEVTPRDFGRIAAQTAKQVVTQRIREAERGLIYSEFIEREDDIVTGVVQRMDARNYYIDLGKAEAVMPITEKMPSEDFKSQDRVKAYIIKVEKTTKGPQIVVSRTHPGLLKRLFELEVPEIYDGVVEIKSVAREAGDRSKIAVHSINADVDPVGACVGPKGMRVQTIVTELKGEKIDIVRWSEDPAEYVANALSPAKVLHVEVNAAEKVTRVIVPDYQLSLAIGKRGQNARLAAKLTGWKIDIKSESQADQEGIAYPKAVESDEGADNE; translated from the coding sequence ATGAACGGCGATTTTATCGAGGCTCTAGAAGCCATTGAGAGAGAGAAAGGCATCACCAAAGACGTACTGATTGAAGCCATCGAAGCGGCTCTTATCTCTGGATACAAACGTAACTTCAACTCGGCCCAAAATGTGCGAGTAGATGTAAATCGTCATTCGGGTACCGTGCGTGTATACGCGCGTAAAAGCGTAGTAGAGGAAGTATTGGATCCACGCCTTGAGATTTCCCTAGAGGCATCACAGGAAATTGATCCAAATTTCCGTCTGGATGATATTGTTGAAATTGAGGTAACACCACGTGATTTTGGGCGGATTGCAGCGCAAACAGCGAAGCAAGTCGTTACTCAGCGCATTCGCGAAGCGGAGCGTGGATTGATCTACAGCGAATTCATCGAGCGTGAGGACGACATCGTTACGGGTGTTGTACAGCGCATGGATGCTCGCAATTACTACATCGATCTGGGCAAAGCAGAGGCAGTTATGCCGATCACAGAAAAAATGCCTTCCGAAGACTTCAAATCACAAGATCGCGTAAAGGCATATATCATCAAGGTAGAAAAAACAACGAAGGGTCCACAAATTGTGGTATCTCGTACCCACCCAGGCCTTTTGAAGAGACTCTTTGAATTAGAAGTTCCAGAGATTTACGATGGCGTTGTGGAAATCAAGTCCGTCGCTCGTGAAGCCGGAGACCGTTCCAAAATCGCTGTTCATTCGATTAACGCAGACGTAGATCCAGTCGGTGCATGTGTCGGTCCTAAGGGCATGCGTGTACAGACGATTGTCACCGAGCTGAAAGGTGAGAAGATTGACATCGTTCGTTGGTCTGAAGACCCCGCTGAGTATGTCGCAAATGCACTCAGCCCTGCAAAGGTTCTCCACGTTGAAGTGAATGCGGCAGAGAAAGTGACGCGCGTTATCGTGCCAGATTACCAATTGTCTCTGGCGATTGGTAAGCGCGGTCAAAATGCACGTCTTGCTGCCAAACTCACCGGATGGAAAATTGATATTAAGAGTGAGTCCCAGGCTGATCAAGAAGGCATCGCTTATCCAAAAGCAGTAGAGAGCGATGAAGGGGCTGACAACGAATAA
- the rnpM gene encoding RNase P modulator RnpM, producing the protein MKQKKIPLRKCIVCQGMFPKKELIRVVRTPEEEIVIDLTGKAAGRGTYVCRQDSCLKPDAFASGKWKKVLERALNMSITQEKYDAFREKWLEMMGQ; encoded by the coding sequence ATGAAGCAAAAAAAAATACCTTTACGTAAATGCATCGTTTGCCAAGGAATGTTCCCGAAAAAGGAATTAATTCGTGTGGTCCGGACGCCTGAAGAAGAGATCGTCATTGATCTGACCGGAAAGGCGGCTGGCCGTGGAACTTATGTTTGCCGGCAGGATAGCTGTCTGAAGCCGGATGCGTTCGCGTCGGGAAAATGGAAGAAAGTGCTGGAACGCGCCCTGAATATGTCCATCACCCAAGAGAAATACGATGCATTTCGTGAAAAATGGCTGGAGATGATGGGACAATGA
- a CDS encoding YlxQ family RNA-binding protein: MIPKAAQLLGLAMRARKVITGEELVLAAVRSGQARLVLLAADASDNTAKKVRDKCSYYGVSCVTTGDRHELGHAIGKDGRVTVAVTDGKLAESIQRLLT, from the coding sequence ATGATCCCAAAAGCTGCGCAATTGCTCGGACTCGCAATGCGAGCAAGAAAAGTAATTACCGGTGAGGAGCTCGTCCTTGCAGCTGTACGCAGTGGTCAGGCCCGCCTGGTGTTGCTAGCAGCGGATGCATCTGACAACACTGCCAAAAAAGTAAGAGATAAATGTTCCTATTACGGTGTTTCGTGTGTTACCACTGGGGACCGACACGAACTGGGGCACGCAATCGGAAAAGATGGGCGCGTTACCGTGGCGGTAACCGATGGGAAATTGGCCGAAAGCATTCAGCGTCTGCTCACCTAA
- the infB gene encoding translation initiation factor IF-2, translating into MKTRVYEYAKQHNMSSKEILNLLKRLNIEVANHMSIMEEGSIKKIEDHMAKLRASSKPEQRSTPPSDARPKQTDDQRRPNESRGQSRPQSQPGQGQPSQQQRTDRPADRDRGGNNPNSNRPTGTSQNGNRPDQQSPQHGKNQGKNQERRPNNMRSQPAKPTDRKPQPQNQQQRPSRPQNQQQRPQNQAAPAASTTAEPRTGEDFEDKVKLPTNVSTEKREKIKKAPQTQKTFEDNKKNTPFRGGNNRNQNNRRGNNHRATQKQPRPVIEPPTKITFTDSLTVNELAVKLRKEPAEIIKKLFNLGIMATINQYLEKEAIELICAEYNVEVEEKIIIDETNFETLEEVDAPESLMERPPVVTIMGHVDHGKTTLLDAIRSTNVVAGEAGGITQHIGAYQVEIKGKKITFLDTPGHAAFTTMRARGAQITDITILVVAADDGVMPQTIEAISHAKAANVPIIVAVNKVDKPDANIDRIKQELTEYELVAEEWGGETIFSPLSAKQRTGIEELLEYILLVSEVQELKANPDKRARGTVVEAELDKGRGPVATILVQQGTLRVGDPIVVGSAFGRVRAMVNDKGRRLKEAGPSTPVEITGLNDVPQAGDQFRVFEDEKKARAIGEARASKQRESERRDSARVSLDDLFQQIQEGDIKELNLIVKADVQGSVEALRGALEKIDVNGTRVKIIHTGAGAITESDVTLANASNGIIIGFNVRPEPNARNMAEQEKIDIRLHRVIYTVIEEIEQALKGMLDPVYKENIIGQAEIREVFKVSKVGNIAGCYVTEGKLSRDAGARLIREGIVIYEGKLDTLKRFKDDAKDVAAGYECGLTLERFQDLKVGDVVEAFVMVEVKQ; encoded by the coding sequence TTGAAGACACGTGTGTATGAATATGCCAAACAACACAACATGAGCAGTAAGGAAATCCTCAATTTGCTAAAGCGATTGAATATAGAAGTAGCAAATCATATGAGTATCATGGAAGAAGGGTCGATCAAAAAGATCGAGGATCACATGGCAAAGCTGCGTGCGAGCTCCAAGCCGGAGCAGCGCTCAACGCCACCAAGTGATGCAAGACCGAAGCAAACAGACGATCAACGACGCCCCAACGAATCCAGAGGACAATCCCGTCCCCAGTCGCAACCAGGGCAAGGTCAACCTTCACAGCAACAGAGGACTGACCGCCCGGCCGACCGTGATCGTGGAGGAAACAACCCGAACAGCAATCGTCCAACGGGTACCAGCCAAAATGGCAACCGTCCCGATCAGCAAAGTCCTCAACATGGAAAAAATCAGGGGAAGAATCAGGAGAGAAGACCAAACAATATGAGAAGTCAACCCGCAAAACCGACTGACCGCAAGCCACAGCCGCAAAACCAACAACAGAGACCATCAAGACCACAAAATCAACAACAACGTCCGCAAAATCAAGCTGCTCCTGCTGCCAGTACTACTGCAGAGCCACGTACGGGAGAGGATTTTGAAGACAAAGTAAAACTCCCTACAAATGTTAGCACTGAGAAACGCGAAAAAATTAAAAAGGCGCCTCAAACCCAGAAAACATTTGAAGACAACAAGAAAAACACGCCTTTCCGTGGCGGCAACAACCGCAACCAAAATAACCGCAGAGGCAATAACCATCGCGCGACGCAAAAACAACCGCGACCAGTTATTGAGCCACCTACAAAAATCACATTCACCGATTCTTTGACTGTGAACGAGCTGGCGGTAAAACTGCGTAAGGAACCGGCGGAAATCATCAAAAAGTTGTTTAATTTGGGGATCATGGCCACTATTAACCAATATCTGGAGAAAGAGGCCATCGAGCTCATCTGCGCGGAGTACAACGTAGAAGTCGAAGAAAAAATCATCATCGATGAGACTAATTTCGAAACACTGGAAGAAGTGGATGCACCAGAAAGCTTGATGGAGCGCCCACCAGTTGTTACGATCATGGGTCACGTTGACCACGGTAAAACGACCTTGCTAGACGCGATCCGCTCTACCAACGTGGTAGCAGGCGAAGCGGGCGGAATTACCCAGCATATCGGTGCTTACCAGGTCGAAATTAAAGGAAAGAAAATTACGTTCCTGGACACCCCTGGTCACGCAGCGTTTACAACCATGCGTGCACGCGGTGCGCAAATTACCGACATTACGATTCTGGTTGTAGCAGCTGATGACGGTGTGATGCCACAAACAATTGAGGCAATCAGCCACGCAAAGGCAGCCAATGTTCCAATCATCGTAGCGGTGAACAAAGTGGATAAGCCAGATGCGAATATTGATCGCATCAAGCAAGAACTGACTGAGTATGAGCTCGTTGCAGAAGAGTGGGGCGGTGAAACGATTTTCTCCCCATTGTCCGCAAAACAACGTACGGGTATCGAGGAGCTGTTGGAGTACATCCTGCTTGTATCCGAAGTACAAGAGCTCAAAGCCAATCCTGACAAACGTGCCCGCGGTACTGTTGTGGAAGCTGAGTTGGACAAAGGACGCGGTCCAGTTGCGACCATCCTCGTACAACAAGGTACACTGCGCGTAGGCGATCCGATCGTTGTGGGCTCCGCATTCGGCCGTGTCCGTGCAATGGTAAATGACAAAGGTCGTCGTCTGAAAGAAGCGGGTCCATCTACTCCTGTAGAAATTACAGGTTTGAATGATGTTCCACAAGCGGGTGACCAGTTCCGCGTCTTTGAAGACGAGAAAAAAGCTCGTGCCATCGGGGAAGCTCGTGCATCGAAACAGCGTGAATCCGAGCGTCGCGATAGTGCTCGCGTGTCGTTGGACGATCTCTTCCAGCAAATTCAAGAAGGCGATATTAAAGAACTGAACCTGATTGTAAAAGCAGACGTTCAAGGTTCTGTAGAAGCTTTGCGTGGTGCTTTGGAAAAAATCGATGTAAACGGTACTCGCGTGAAAATCATTCACACAGGCGCTGGTGCGATTACCGAGTCCGACGTGACTCTGGCAAACGCATCCAACGGGATTATCATCGGTTTCAACGTTCGTCCTGAGCCAAACGCGCGCAACATGGCTGAACAAGAGAAGATCGACATCCGTTTGCACCGTGTTATCTACACCGTAATCGAAGAGATCGAGCAAGCTCTGAAAGGTATGCTGGATCCTGTTTATAAAGAAAACATTATCGGTCAAGCAGAAATTCGTGAAGTGTTCAAAGTATCCAAAGTGGGTAACATTGCTGGTTGCTACGTAACGGAAGGTAAGCTGAGCCGCGATGCGGGAGCTCGTCTGATTCGTGAAGGCATTGTGATTTACGAAGGTAAGCTAGATACCCTGAAACGCTTCAAGGACGATGCGAAAGATGTTGCTGCTGGTTATGAGTGTGGTTTGACACTCGAACGCTTCCAAGATCTGAAGGTGGGAGACGTTGTAGAAGCCTTCGTAATGGTGGAAGTGAAACAATAA
- a CDS encoding DUF503 domain-containing protein, which yields MFAGVQIELFLPACQNLKEKRAIVKSLIGKLRSRFNVSAAEMAYPEQWQRTILGIAAVANEMSFLQKEIQAVIRLVENHPDVELIHADTEYYD from the coding sequence ATGTTCGCTGGTGTGCAGATTGAACTGTTTCTGCCCGCTTGTCAAAACTTGAAAGAGAAAAGGGCCATCGTCAAGAGTCTGATTGGAAAGTTGCGGAGCCGCTTCAATGTCTCCGCAGCAGAGATGGCTTATCCCGAGCAGTGGCAGCGTACCATTTTGGGTATCGCTGCCGTTGCTAATGAGATGTCCTTTTTGCAAAAGGAAATACAGGCTGTTATACGATTGGTGGAAAACCACCCCGACGTGGAGTTGATTCATGCGGATACGGAATACTACGATTAG
- the rbfA gene encoding 30S ribosome-binding factor RbfA, protein MNKTRMSRVGEEIKKELSILLQRGLKDPRIGFVTVTDVEVSSDLQLAKVYVSIFGSEEERKASLAGLQKAKGYLRTEIGKRVKLRHIPDFTFKLDESINYGSKIESILREISTEEGKQDESKS, encoded by the coding sequence ATGAACAAGACACGGATGAGCCGAGTAGGGGAAGAGATCAAAAAAGAACTGAGCATTCTTTTGCAACGTGGACTCAAGGACCCGCGCATCGGTTTTGTGACCGTAACAGATGTAGAAGTGAGCAGTGACCTACAGTTGGCAAAAGTATATGTCAGCATCTTCGGCAGTGAGGAAGAGCGCAAAGCATCATTGGCAGGCTTGCAAAAAGCAAAAGGCTACTTGCGTACAGAAATCGGCAAGCGGGTAAAGCTGCGCCACATTCCAGATTTCACTTTCAAACTGGATGAGTCGATCAACTACGGCAGTAAAATAGAATCAATCCTGCGGGAAATCTCCACTGAAGAGGGAAAACAGGATGAATCCAAATCATAA
- a CDS encoding DHH family phosphoesterase, giving the protein MNPNHNRVEEAAQFMHAHDRFLVLSHVNPDGDATGSALGVVMILEQLGKEYVVVNEGETPVKFNFLPRFDQLRNLSKQPLDETFEAVIAVDCADESRMGDVRSLFGSGVALLNIDHHPTNDGFGTINLIRTDAAATAEILYDVALAAGVTFNEELALCIYTGLLTDTGGFRYSNTSPYVMEIASQLLRYGVKPGEVAERCLEEITFAHVKILRLALQSLELSHQNLVASITVRQEDFVQSGAEREDAGGLVNYCRNIEGVEVGVSFVESEAGAVKVSMRARDRVDVSAIAKKLGGGGHAKAAGCTIRGSLQQAKETVRLVLEEALGVNSNE; this is encoded by the coding sequence ATGAATCCAAATCATAATCGTGTGGAGGAAGCGGCGCAATTCATGCATGCGCATGACCGCTTCCTGGTTCTTTCTCATGTCAATCCAGACGGGGATGCGACTGGCTCGGCTCTGGGTGTAGTCATGATTCTAGAGCAATTAGGAAAAGAGTACGTCGTCGTAAATGAAGGAGAAACTCCGGTGAAATTCAACTTTTTACCGCGTTTTGACCAACTGCGAAATCTCTCGAAGCAACCGCTGGACGAAACATTCGAGGCCGTAATCGCTGTAGACTGTGCTGATGAGTCTCGGATGGGCGATGTACGGTCTCTATTTGGTTCAGGAGTTGCTTTGCTGAATATTGACCATCATCCAACAAATGACGGCTTTGGCACCATCAACCTCATTCGGACAGATGCTGCTGCAACCGCAGAAATTTTGTACGATGTGGCATTGGCGGCTGGAGTGACCTTTAACGAAGAGCTGGCACTATGCATCTATACAGGCTTGTTGACAGACACCGGAGGATTCCGATACTCTAACACGTCGCCGTATGTGATGGAAATCGCTTCACAGCTGTTGCGTTACGGTGTCAAACCAGGAGAAGTAGCAGAACGCTGCCTCGAAGAAATTACCTTTGCCCATGTCAAGATTTTGCGCCTCGCGTTGCAATCCTTGGAGCTATCCCACCAAAACCTCGTGGCGTCCATTACTGTTCGTCAAGAGGACTTTGTCCAATCGGGGGCAGAACGTGAAGATGCGGGTGGATTGGTGAACTACTGCCGAAACATCGAGGGCGTAGAAGTCGGAGTTTCTTTCGTAGAGTCCGAAGCAGGGGCAGTTAAGGTGAGTATGCGGGCACGTGATCGGGTAGATGTATCTGCCATCGCCAAGAAACTGGGCGGCGGCGGGCATGCAAAAGCAGCAGGGTGCACCATTCGGGGATCTCTCCAGCAGGCAAAAGAAACAGTAAGGCTTGTCTTGGAAGAAGCACTAGGAGTGAACAGCAATGAGTAA
- the truB gene encoding tRNA pseudouridine(55) synthase TruB, producing MSNVNGVLVVDKPAGMTSHDCVARIRRLYGTKKVGHTGTLDPDVTGVLPICLGQATRLVEYLQELPKRYDVVMRIGSSTTTEDASGEVTRQMAVDTASITKERVEELFCSFLGEIDQVPPMYSAVKVNGVRLYDLAREGTVIERQARKVTIYELTLHEIQVGDGVVDVSFTCTCSKGTYMRTLCVDLGRVLGYPAHMKLLRRIKSGPFVQEEAIPLQLLEDAAADREELSRKLVSIPQAMSFLPAIQVKPERVRAVRNGLVTALPGVSAEEGSLICLFDGDELLGIHRVCRGDKGLYAKAEKVFPSEV from the coding sequence ATGAGTAACGTAAACGGTGTACTGGTAGTGGACAAACCGGCTGGCATGACCTCTCATGATTGCGTGGCGCGTATCCGTCGCCTCTACGGCACTAAAAAAGTAGGGCATACCGGGACTCTTGATCCTGATGTAACGGGAGTTCTACCGATTTGCCTCGGACAAGCTACACGGCTCGTTGAGTATTTGCAGGAACTGCCCAAACGTTACGATGTGGTCATGCGTATCGGTTCCTCTACGACAACCGAGGATGCCTCAGGTGAAGTCACCCGGCAGATGGCAGTAGATACAGCCTCGATTACCAAAGAACGCGTAGAAGAGTTATTCTGTTCCTTCCTGGGAGAGATTGATCAAGTACCGCCCATGTACTCTGCGGTCAAAGTAAATGGCGTACGACTTTACGATCTGGCTAGGGAAGGGACGGTCATTGAACGGCAAGCCCGCAAAGTGACGATCTATGAGCTGACTCTTCATGAGATCCAGGTGGGTGACGGTGTGGTGGATGTATCGTTTACGTGTACATGCTCCAAAGGCACTTACATGCGCACCTTATGTGTTGACCTTGGGCGCGTACTGGGGTATCCTGCCCATATGAAGCTGTTGCGGCGTATCAAAAGCGGTCCGTTCGTACAAGAGGAAGCGATCCCTCTTCAATTGTTGGAAGATGCGGCTGCTGATCGGGAAGAGCTTTCCCGAAAATTGGTCTCGATCCCGCAAGCGATGTCGTTCTTGCCCGCTATTCAAGTAAAACCGGAGCGCGTCAGAGCGGTGCGTAATGGATTAGTTACTGCACTGCCAGGAGTAAGTGCCGAGGAAGGAAGCTTGATCTGCCTGTTTGATGGGGACGAATTGCTCGGGATTCACCGCGTGTGCCGTGGGGACAAAGGCCTCTACGCCAAAGCAGAAAAAGTCTTTCCTTCCGAGGTGTAA
- a CDS encoding bifunctional riboflavin kinase/FAD synthetase, whose protein sequence is MKTISLTYPLSTDLQTQPCAIALGYFDGVHIGHRRVIQKAIDTAKANGWQSTVLTFDPHPREVLGQSGYTRYLTPLADKLEQFEKMGVDNTYVMNFDIGFAAVYPEDFISECLLPLDCRHVVVGFDYTFGHRGMGTAQTLQEMSEGRYGLDIVGPVNRLGEKVSSTIIREYLHDGDVDQVRHLLGRPYKVRGTVVHGDKRGRTIGFPTANVKVASPYLIGKNGVYGVRFTVDQKSYYGVMNVGIKPTFELEKKEKSLEVHIFEFSGEIYDKDVEVEFLFYIREEQKFAGVDALIAQIQRDVETAKQKIRE, encoded by the coding sequence GTGAAAACGATCTCCCTGACATACCCACTTTCTACTGATTTGCAAACGCAGCCTTGCGCAATCGCATTAGGATATTTCGATGGTGTACATATCGGTCATCGGCGAGTCATTCAAAAAGCAATTGATACCGCAAAGGCGAACGGTTGGCAAAGTACGGTCCTGACTTTTGATCCTCACCCGCGTGAGGTTTTGGGGCAAAGCGGCTATACTCGATACCTGACACCACTCGCTGATAAACTGGAACAATTCGAGAAAATGGGTGTGGATAACACCTACGTAATGAATTTCGATATCGGTTTTGCTGCCGTATATCCGGAAGATTTCATTTCCGAATGCCTCTTGCCACTGGATTGTCGCCACGTGGTAGTCGGTTTTGACTATACGTTTGGACATCGCGGTATGGGGACGGCTCAGACGCTACAGGAAATGAGCGAAGGGCGTTATGGTCTGGATATCGTCGGACCTGTAAATCGCCTGGGAGAAAAGGTGAGCAGTACCATCATCCGGGAATACTTGCATGATGGTGATGTGGATCAGGTCCGTCATTTGCTTGGGCGTCCATACAAAGTTCGGGGGACTGTTGTTCACGGTGATAAACGTGGTCGTACGATTGGTTTTCCTACCGCAAACGTGAAAGTGGCTTCACCTTATTTGATCGGGAAAAACGGTGTGTATGGCGTACGATTTACCGTTGATCAAAAAAGCTACTACGGTGTGATGAACGTAGGAATTAAACCGACCTTTGAGCTTGAAAAGAAAGAAAAATCGCTGGAAGTACACATTTTTGAGTTCTCGGGCGAGATTTACGACAAGGATGTAGAGGTTGAATTTTTGTTCTATATCCGCGAAGAGCAAAAATTTGCAGGTGTCGACGCACTGATCGCTCAAATTCAACGTGACGTGGAAACAGCCAAGCAAAAAATTCGCGAGTAA
- the rpsO gene encoding 30S ribosomal protein S15 — MALTQERKTQLIQEFRTHENDTGSPEVQIAILTENINNLNGHLRTHKKDHHSRRGLLKMVGQRRNLLTYLRESDVQRYRSVVDRLGLRR; from the coding sequence ATGGCATTGACTCAAGAACGTAAAACTCAACTGATCCAAGAGTTCCGTACTCATGAGAACGACACCGGTTCGCCGGAAGTACAAATCGCTATCCTGACCGAAAACATTAACAACCTGAACGGACACTTGCGTACGCACAAGAAAGATCACCACAGCCGTCGTGGTCTGTTGAAAATGGTAGGTCAACGTCGTAACCTGTTGACATACTTGCGTGAATCGGACGTACAACGTTACCGTTCGGTAGTAGACCGTCTGGGTCTGCGTCGCTAA
- the pnp gene encoding polyribonucleotide nucleotidyltransferase codes for MEQQFRTFDFELAGRKLTLEFGKMAKQAHGSVLVRYGDTAILSAVTVSKEPKALDFFPLTVNYEERLYAVGKIPGGFIKREGRPSEKAILASRLIDRPVRPLFAEGFRNDVQIVNTVLSVDQDCSPEIAAMIGTSAALCVSEIPFEGPIAGVIVGRVDGQFIINPTVAQAEKSDIHLVVAGTHKAINMVEAGANQVPESVMLEAIMTGHDEIKKIIEFQNQIVAEIGKEKMQVILHEVDPEIDQAVRGYAETRLKEAVRIEEKQARYDAIDEIKAQTKEHFATLNPEAFAEQEKMISEVLGNIVKDEVRRLITEDKVRPDGRSLDEIRPLSSEIDILARTHGSAMFTRGQTQALSVCTLGALGDVQILDGLGLEESKRFMHHYNFPPYSVGEARPLRPPGRREIGHGALGERAIEPIIPSEVEFPYTIRLVSEVIESNGSTSQASICASVLALMHAGVPIKAPVAGIAMGLIMGKDEQSFSILTDIQGMEDHLGDMDFKVAGTEAGVTAIQMDIKISGINREILEMALEQARIGRLHILQHMMSTISEPRETLSPYAPKIMTMSINPEKIRDVIGPQGRVINKIIEETGVKIDIEQDGRVFIASINHEANLRAKQIIEDLVREVAVGQTYLGTVKRVEKYGAFIELFAGKEGLCHISQLAEERVAKTEDVVAVGDKIEVKVTEIDDQGRVNLSRKAVLKEQAAAQQADSAPATAE; via the coding sequence ATGGAGCAACAATTCCGTACATTTGATTTCGAACTGGCAGGCCGCAAACTGACGCTGGAATTTGGCAAAATGGCCAAACAGGCGCACGGTTCGGTTCTGGTTCGGTACGGCGATACGGCAATCCTGTCTGCAGTGACGGTCTCGAAGGAACCAAAAGCTCTTGATTTCTTCCCGCTAACTGTCAACTACGAGGAACGTCTCTACGCGGTCGGGAAAATACCCGGCGGCTTTATTAAAAGAGAAGGTCGTCCGAGTGAAAAGGCGATTCTGGCCAGTCGTTTGATTGACCGCCCAGTTCGTCCACTTTTCGCAGAAGGTTTCCGTAACGACGTACAAATCGTAAATACCGTTCTGTCTGTTGATCAAGATTGCTCGCCTGAGATTGCCGCTATGATTGGTACATCTGCAGCGTTGTGCGTATCTGAGATTCCTTTCGAAGGCCCGATCGCAGGTGTGATCGTCGGTCGTGTCGATGGACAATTCATCATCAACCCTACTGTAGCTCAAGCTGAGAAGAGCGATATCCATCTGGTCGTAGCGGGAACGCACAAAGCGATCAACATGGTGGAAGCTGGTGCGAATCAAGTGCCAGAATCGGTTATGCTGGAAGCGATCATGACAGGTCATGATGAAATCAAGAAAATCATTGAGTTCCAAAACCAGATCGTAGCAGAAATCGGCAAAGAAAAAATGCAGGTGATCTTGCATGAAGTCGATCCGGAAATCGATCAGGCTGTTCGCGGCTATGCCGAAACTCGTCTGAAAGAAGCCGTTCGTATCGAGGAAAAGCAAGCACGCTACGATGCTATTGATGAGATCAAAGCACAGACCAAGGAGCATTTCGCTACATTGAATCCTGAAGCCTTTGCAGAACAGGAAAAAATGATTAGTGAAGTCTTGGGCAACATCGTAAAAGATGAAGTCCGTCGTCTGATTACAGAAGATAAGGTTCGCCCTGATGGACGATCTCTCGATGAGATCCGACCACTCTCTAGTGAAATTGATATTTTGGCTCGTACTCACGGTTCGGCTATGTTTACACGTGGTCAAACCCAAGCGCTCAGCGTATGTACCCTCGGTGCGCTTGGTGACGTGCAAATCTTGGACGGGCTTGGTTTGGAAGAGTCGAAACGCTTCATGCACCACTACAATTTCCCGCCTTACAGCGTAGGGGAAGCACGTCCGCTTCGTCCTCCTGGTCGTCGTGAAATTGGACATGGTGCGTTGGGTGAACGTGCGATTGAGCCGATCATCCCATCCGAAGTCGAGTTTCCTTACACGATTCGTCTTGTTTCAGAAGTCATTGAATCCAATGGTTCCACATCCCAAGCGTCGATTTGTGCCAGTGTTCTCGCCTTGATGCATGCAGGGGTACCGATCAAAGCTCCGGTAGCGGGGATCGCCATGGGATTGATCATGGGCAAGGATGAGCAATCGTTCTCGATCTTGACCGATATCCAAGGCATGGAAGACCATCTGGGTGACATGGACTTTAAAGTAGCGGGTACCGAAGCGGGTGTTACCGCGATTCAGATGGATATTAAAATTTCCGGTATCAACCGCGAAATCTTGGAAATGGCATTGGAGCAAGCGCGTATCGGCCGCCTGCACATTTTGCAGCATATGATGAGCACGATTTCCGAACCTCGTGAAACGCTGTCTCCATACGCTCCAAAAATCATGACCATGTCCATCAATCCGGAAAAAATCCGTGACGTTATCGGGCCACAAGGTCGCGTAATCAACAAAATCATCGAAGAAACCGGTGTCAAGATCGATATCGAACAAGATGGTCGCGTCTTCATCGCTTCGATCAACCACGAAGCAAACCTGCGTGCAAAACAAATCATCGAAGACCTCGTTCGCGAAGTGGCTGTCGGCCAAACGTATTTGGGTACAGTCAAACGCGTAGAGAAATACGGTGCATTTATCGAGCTGTTTGCAGGTAAAGAAGGATTGTGCCACATCTCTCAATTGGCGGAGGAACGCGTAGCCAAGACAGAAGATGTTGTAGCAGTTGGCGATAAGATAGAAGTAAAAGTAACCGAGATCGACGACCAAGGTCGTGTCAATCTTTCTCGCAAGGCTGTTCTGAAAGAGCAAGCAGCAGCTCAACAAGCGGACTCTGCTCCAGCCACAGCTGAATAA